The following are from one region of the Rosistilla carotiformis genome:
- a CDS encoding tetratricopeptide repeat protein has protein sequence MMMFPMIPRWLQQNRSWLPAAAVLACCLIETSAFGQAKLRDGKDDPLQRQLSSDEFSDRQNAMHRMWELGDEAEVHAAGESDDPEVRLRARWIQEQWKLGIRHQTPDHVARLLRGNDSENPASLAELIRLEQLGQLNVALRESESQTFRNLVQMDLLKNFPYLSYLALERNQSEPFIELLGEMSHMPIVALRRGQMMFQRGDSRDECLTFSKAAETMQPAGRHKVAVFMRWAMGMQAEAIALAAEEDLELTARLQLAALDWTGLVETAEKLVADVEVPEPIELDDLQKAATYLIRCREKATPLSLSIVGLHRSGQTEACDAAVDQLVEWVTSAAYLRSIDTLQSESRRHRTDLTTAAFESAETLIAVDRPHRAIEVLEKTLPLQAAELLVHQTQYQRALQVLGVDPATLETSLLTLADEVLQEADSEDSSLSTQAFERCLAACSLAYQLGYAPAARQALRRAAPMTRGEGILRRLEVVESVLQRNDPTFAIELAQPLLMMPSSDGRTTEALFGSSVGNELWHALGQLEPEWTVPERARVLVDLSHGKLPVGWNRSIDLNRLATWLHDQLISDDGQFNASLSREIAQFFKTYARDDWADSFFRLAAQHNDYDAFMALAQRQFQLGNVRTAAELYQDIWERFSNHPETLVGLSKARRLAGQEDEASAITERLDMLALDAAQYYDIAVAFGQFDDSANAVRYANKVIRDTPENSARSYHYRALRLLLGMEYDKSPREVARLNQRLLDRTLSPTMLRDMGSYQAIVFDHYEAAARQAVADGNAPLATRQMALALNATPTNIDFAEKELLELRDQGHVQFADQTLDTIFESANAHLIQFPLNANMANNIAWVAAIHHRHLDRALELSMSAVAQFPESYSYRDTLAEVLYRNGQVEQAIQVETNCLLDVPDDYHLHEQLKRFRAGN, from the coding sequence ATGATGATGTTTCCGATGATTCCGCGATGGCTGCAACAAAATCGAAGCTGGCTTCCAGCAGCCGCTGTCTTGGCGTGTTGTCTGATCGAAACGTCGGCGTTTGGTCAGGCAAAGCTTCGCGACGGCAAAGACGATCCGCTGCAACGGCAACTCTCAAGCGACGAATTTTCCGATCGCCAGAATGCCATGCATCGAATGTGGGAATTGGGCGACGAGGCGGAGGTCCATGCGGCGGGTGAAAGCGACGATCCCGAGGTGCGGCTGCGGGCTCGCTGGATTCAGGAGCAATGGAAGCTGGGCATTCGACACCAAACGCCCGACCACGTGGCTCGGTTATTGCGTGGCAACGACTCTGAAAACCCAGCCAGCCTGGCCGAACTGATCCGCTTGGAACAATTAGGCCAATTGAACGTAGCCCTCCGCGAATCGGAATCCCAGACGTTTCGCAATCTCGTGCAGATGGATCTGTTAAAAAATTTCCCCTACCTCTCGTACCTCGCTTTGGAACGCAACCAGTCCGAACCGTTCATCGAGCTGTTAGGCGAGATGTCCCACATGCCGATTGTCGCACTGCGCCGCGGTCAGATGATGTTCCAACGAGGCGACAGCCGCGACGAATGCCTGACGTTTTCAAAAGCCGCCGAAACGATGCAACCTGCCGGCCGACACAAAGTGGCTGTCTTCATGCGTTGGGCGATGGGGATGCAAGCCGAAGCGATCGCCTTGGCCGCCGAAGAGGACTTGGAACTGACGGCCCGATTGCAACTGGCGGCTTTGGATTGGACCGGGCTCGTCGAGACGGCGGAAAAGCTAGTCGCCGACGTTGAAGTGCCCGAACCGATCGAACTGGACGACTTGCAAAAAGCAGCCACCTATTTAATTCGATGTCGTGAGAAAGCGACCCCGCTCTCCCTCTCGATCGTCGGCTTGCATCGCAGCGGCCAAACCGAAGCCTGTGACGCGGCGGTCGATCAACTCGTCGAATGGGTGACATCCGCAGCTTACCTTCGATCGATCGATACGTTGCAAAGTGAATCGCGACGACACCGTACCGACCTGACGACGGCGGCGTTTGAATCGGCCGAAACCTTGATCGCCGTCGACCGCCCCCATCGGGCGATCGAAGTCCTTGAGAAGACATTGCCGCTGCAAGCTGCCGAATTACTGGTGCATCAAACGCAATACCAGCGGGCGCTGCAAGTCTTGGGAGTCGATCCTGCGACGCTAGAAACGAGTCTGTTGACGCTGGCCGACGAAGTCTTGCAGGAAGCGGATTCGGAGGACTCCTCACTTTCGACGCAAGCCTTTGAGCGCTGCTTGGCCGCTTGTTCGCTGGCCTACCAATTGGGCTACGCACCGGCGGCGCGACAGGCGCTGCGCCGCGCCGCTCCAATGACGCGAGGCGAAGGGATTTTGCGTCGGTTGGAAGTTGTCGAAAGCGTGCTGCAACGCAACGATCCCACGTTTGCGATCGAACTTGCCCAGCCCTTGTTGATGATGCCGTCCAGCGATGGGCGAACGACCGAAGCGTTATTCGGATCGTCGGTCGGCAATGAATTGTGGCACGCGTTGGGTCAACTGGAACCCGAGTGGACCGTCCCCGAACGGGCGCGCGTTTTGGTCGATTTGTCACACGGAAAGTTACCAGTCGGCTGGAACCGTAGCATCGATCTCAATCGCTTGGCCACTTGGTTGCACGATCAATTGATCAGCGATGATGGGCAGTTCAACGCGTCGTTGAGCCGTGAAATCGCCCAATTTTTCAAAACCTATGCCCGCGATGATTGGGCGGACTCGTTTTTCCGATTGGCGGCCCAACACAACGATTACGATGCGTTCATGGCATTGGCCCAGCGGCAGTTCCAACTGGGGAACGTGCGAACTGCAGCGGAGCTCTACCAAGATATCTGGGAACGTTTTTCGAATCACCCCGAAACGCTTGTCGGATTGTCCAAGGCGCGGCGATTGGCCGGACAGGAGGACGAAGCGTCGGCGATTACCGAACGCCTGGACATGTTAGCACTCGACGCCGCTCAATATTATGACATTGCCGTGGCGTTCGGCCAGTTCGACGATTCGGCCAACGCGGTCCGCTATGCCAACAAAGTCATCCGCGATACGCCCGAAAACTCCGCCCGTTCTTATCACTACCGTGCCCTGCGATTGCTGTTGGGAATGGAGTACGACAAATCGCCTCGAGAAGTCGCGCGATTAAACCAGCGGTTGCTCGACCGCACGCTCAGTCCCACGATGTTGCGCGACATGGGTTCGTATCAAGCGATCGTCTTCGATCACTATGAAGCCGCCGCGCGACAGGCGGTTGCCGATGGCAACGCTCCGTTAGCAACGCGCCAGATGGCACTGGCGTTGAACGCCACACCGACGAACATCGATTTTGCCGAGAAGGAATTGTTGGAACTGCGAGACCAAGGACACGTCCAATTCGCCGACCAAACCTTGGACACGATCTTCGAATCGGCCAACGCGCATCTGATTCAGTTTCCGCTGAACGCGAACATGGCAAATAATATCGCCTGGGTCGCGGCGATCCATCATCGTCATCTCGACCGAGCGTTGGAGTTGTCGATGTCGGCGGTGGCTCAGTTTCCCGAATCGTATTCCTATCGCGACACGTTGGCCGAAGTGCTGTATCGCAACGGGCAAGTGGAGCAAGCGATTCAAGTGGAAACGAATTGTTTGTTGGATGTCCCCGACGACTACCATCTGCACGAGCAATTAAAACGTTTTCGCGCTGGCAATTAG
- a CDS encoding ABC transporter permease, with protein MKPYLAVIADAFREALASRVLWLVLLGVLLFLAVLAPLGLRDEVTTQFKRFDVTSSQRLKSLLESSARSPRETATSHVVAAMNPDLQSRLRDSGKANVKRLRTHEILDELNLLLDSQDWYDAQLWEATTRLSELRELDSADADSLGAEQLRRRNRLRLEAALPGVFHPRSGDSVRLRYAIFDFPDAFVLTQTQFVEILNKIALPLIVNLLLGVLGVFIAILVTGSIIPEMFQSGSLQLLLSKPIGRSLLFLSKFLGGCSFVFVNITLMIVGLWLIVGFRLQIWNHNLLLCIPLFVFLFIVYYSVSAVAGLIWRNAIVSIAVTVIFWMACFLVGVTHEIFDQFVAQPATITQIARLDGELFATTHKGEVLRYAAAESQWQTILEAEFGSGTRALGPLAIPSSKQVLVAQIRGGRFNPFSGSNDALQLMVEQEDWKPIDGFNLPPGTREMFVRADGSLIVYGTRGISRADTTLEPEPTESPTGGMFAGLLAMLKSDTAGFTVISPSDLNLDTPMSVGGVPQSTSIVVYTRGRLIRLIAGADQKLTIDQETDLQGAANQRAAVAATANHVVLAREESGVEIYDLQTLEKILDVPLDVVGKPTALQVPDDGGDRVAILFADQTAKLFDTSTGQPLDVQVPHQGTLNSLLWLDSSTLLLAFDLDHVLSLDLSNGAVVADWQPARGFWRIVQDWFVRPLHTVFPKPGELGETVEGIVIGEREVASGPPSEVDLAYDRRILKIWQPLVNCGIFTIVMLGCGCLYVSRQDF; from the coding sequence GTGAAGCCCTACCTTGCTGTTATCGCCGACGCGTTTCGCGAAGCGCTCGCATCGCGTGTCTTGTGGCTCGTCTTGTTAGGTGTGCTCCTGTTTTTGGCCGTGCTTGCGCCGCTGGGCCTTCGCGACGAAGTCACCACGCAATTCAAGCGCTTTGACGTGACCAGCAGCCAGCGGCTCAAGTCGCTGCTGGAATCGTCGGCCCGGTCGCCTCGCGAAACCGCCACCTCGCACGTCGTCGCCGCGATGAACCCCGACTTGCAATCGCGGCTGCGCGACAGTGGAAAAGCGAATGTCAAACGACTGCGGACCCATGAGATCCTCGACGAACTGAATCTTCTGCTCGACTCGCAAGACTGGTATGACGCCCAGCTGTGGGAAGCGACCACGCGTTTGAGCGAACTACGCGAGCTCGACAGTGCCGACGCAGACAGCCTCGGTGCCGAACAGCTGCGACGCCGCAACCGCTTGCGTTTGGAAGCCGCCCTGCCCGGAGTGTTCCATCCACGATCGGGCGATTCGGTTCGGCTGCGGTATGCGATCTTCGATTTCCCCGACGCCTTTGTGCTCACGCAGACCCAATTCGTGGAAATCCTGAACAAGATCGCTTTGCCATTGATCGTCAATTTGCTGTTGGGTGTGTTGGGTGTGTTCATCGCGATCTTGGTCACCGGATCGATCATTCCCGAAATGTTCCAAAGCGGTTCGTTGCAATTACTGCTCAGCAAACCGATCGGGCGTTCGCTGCTGTTCCTTTCGAAATTCCTCGGGGGCTGTTCGTTCGTCTTCGTCAACATCACGTTGATGATCGTTGGGCTGTGGTTGATCGTCGGCTTCCGTTTGCAGATTTGGAACCACAATCTGTTGCTGTGTATTCCGTTGTTTGTCTTCCTGTTCATCGTCTACTACAGCGTTTCGGCGGTGGCCGGTTTGATCTGGCGGAACGCGATCGTATCGATCGCCGTCACGGTGATCTTTTGGATGGCCTGTTTTTTGGTAGGCGTAACCCACGAGATCTTCGACCAATTCGTCGCGCAACCGGCAACGATCACGCAGATCGCCCGGCTGGATGGTGAACTTTTCGCCACGACCCACAAAGGGGAAGTGTTGCGCTACGCCGCCGCCGAATCTCAATGGCAAACCATTCTAGAAGCCGAATTTGGCAGTGGCACGCGTGCCCTAGGGCCTCTTGCGATCCCTTCATCGAAGCAGGTGTTGGTCGCACAGATTCGTGGAGGTCGCTTCAACCCGTTCTCGGGAAGCAATGATGCGCTCCAGTTGATGGTGGAACAAGAAGATTGGAAACCGATCGACGGGTTCAACCTTCCGCCCGGCACCCGCGAGATGTTTGTGCGTGCCGATGGTTCATTGATCGTTTACGGCACGCGAGGCATTTCCCGCGCCGACACGACGCTTGAACCCGAACCTACCGAAAGTCCCACCGGGGGAATGTTCGCTGGCTTGTTGGCGATGCTCAAATCCGACACCGCCGGATTCACAGTGATCAGTCCGTCGGACCTAAATCTCGACACGCCGATGAGTGTTGGTGGAGTGCCCCAGTCGACATCGATCGTCGTCTACACACGCGGCCGCTTGATTCGATTGATCGCCGGTGCGGACCAAAAGTTGACGATCGATCAAGAGACCGATCTGCAGGGCGCGGCGAACCAACGCGCTGCCGTCGCGGCAACGGCCAATCACGTCGTACTCGCGCGCGAAGAATCGGGCGTTGAAATCTACGATCTGCAAACATTGGAAAAGATTCTCGACGTACCGTTGGATGTTGTCGGAAAGCCGACCGCACTGCAAGTTCCCGACGACGGTGGCGATCGCGTTGCGATTTTGTTTGCCGATCAAACGGCGAAGTTGTTCGATACTTCCACGGGCCAGCCGTTGGACGTCCAAGTGCCACATCAAGGGACGCTCAACAGCCTCCTCTGGCTTGATTCGTCCACATTGTTGCTCGCGTTTGATCTCGATCACGTCCTGTCGTTGGACCTTAGCAACGGAGCGGTCGTCGCCGATTGGCAGCCCGCCCGCGGTTTCTGGCGGATCGTGCAGGATTGGTTCGTGCGGCCGCTGCACACCGTGTTTCCGAAGCCTGGCGAATTGGGGGAGACGGTCGAAGGGATCGTGATCGGCGAGCGTGAGGTCGCATCGGGCCCTCCATCGGAAGTCGATCTGGCCTATGACCGACGAATCTTAAAAATCTGGCAACCGTTGGTAAATTGCGGGATCTTCACAATCGTGATGCTCGGCTGCGGCTGCCTGTACGTTTCGCGACAAGATTTTTAA
- the hisH gene encoding imidazole glycerol phosphate synthase subunit HisH produces MITIVDYQMGNLRSVSKAIERVGEETLITSDPRQIAAAEKLILPGVGGFKDAIAELHRRDLAHPIREFIESGRPFLGICLGLQMLFESSEEGGQHEGLGIIPGEVVRFPADTGLKVPHMGWNQIQIMQPTPLMNGIEPGTHFYFVHSYYVKPTDRSVVAIEADYGAPFCAAIWRDNLHATQFHPEKSQGNGMQLLKNFVSLDSPGG; encoded by the coding sequence ATGATCACGATCGTCGACTATCAAATGGGCAACCTTCGCAGCGTCAGCAAGGCGATCGAGCGGGTTGGAGAGGAGACGTTGATCACCTCGGATCCGCGACAAATCGCAGCAGCGGAAAAATTGATTCTTCCTGGCGTGGGCGGATTTAAAGACGCGATCGCCGAACTGCATCGCCGCGACTTGGCCCATCCGATTCGCGAGTTCATCGAATCGGGACGCCCCTTTTTGGGGATCTGTCTCGGGTTGCAAATGCTTTTCGAAAGCAGCGAAGAAGGGGGCCAACACGAAGGGCTCGGGATCATTCCCGGCGAAGTCGTTCGGTTCCCCGCGGATACCGGTTTGAAGGTTCCGCACATGGGCTGGAATCAAATTCAGATCATGCAACCGACGCCGCTGATGAACGGCATCGAGCCAGGAACGCACTTCTATTTCGTGCACTCGTATTACGTCAAACCGACCGATCGCAGTGTCGTGGCGATCGAAGCCGACTATGGTGCTCCATTCTGTGCAGCGATTTGGCGAGACAATTTGCACGCGACGCAGTTCCATCCCGAAAAGAGTCAAGGCAATGGGATGCAACTGCTGAAGAACTTTGTTTCTCTGGATTCGCCGGGCGGGTGA